The window TTCTTCCcaaactatttttttattttcaatgatgatctttttcttttttgttggtttgatTGTTTTGACTAAAAACTCACAAGCACACAAGCCATTCATAGTTCTTTCGCACTTACATACTATGACAACATATCCACACACATTCAGAAACTGGTTCTAATCCGGTTAAGTTTAATAAATacaaatgtatctttttttctgtttttgtatTATATGAAATGGAGAGGAAGATTCAAAGCATTCACATTTCTTTCCAATTCACACATACGCGGATAGTTCCAATTTAATGAATATATCTCAAATAACTAAGATTAGGTTCTCTCACAGGCAcaacacgaaaaaaaaaaataatcagacTCTTTCTTTCTGTTACCTTAAagtttgcttttttttataCATCGCTATAATTTGATCGCTACTTGTCGACTTTATACAGTTTTGCTGTTGGTTTTTACTccgttttttaaaataatttctatTAATTTTTGTCGAAATTCAAATAGTACTTTTTTTGCTCCGTTTGTTGTTAATAGTAGTAAtagtttttttgttattgtttttatcACATtcccatacatatatattttactcAAATCTTGATATTTTCGAAATCAAGAAATAAATGGCTTCATTGAAGGGAAAGTAACTTCATTGAAGAGAAAATAACTAATAAATATAACGTGTTAACGAAAATTATCAAACTTCTATGCGAATATTACGTGCGTACAAATGGATCTGAATTCCAATTATGTCAACATCTATCAATGATGATATTGGGTTTTGGTTATAAAAGACGGACAACAAAGAACTTATTTGTATTTGGTATTTTCAAACTCCATTCATTTGGACAGAAACAAACTCAAAAAGTTCTGCTTCCATTTTAAACCCTTTTCGTCAGAGTCAATTTGGAGTTAGGTAATGTTCTTTTAATTGAATTCTTAAGGAGTTTTAAGGAGATTGCTCTTCCTTAAGACTGCTCTTTGTAATAACAGCAGAATGTTACCATAAATCGCCTTTCAAATAGAAGTTAGCGTTTATCAGTCGGCAATCGGTGATAGTTCGACTTTGACAGATCTCGATCAGCTAATTCAGAAGAAATAAATCTCTGTATGACGGTGTTAATCTATTTTTTATACCATCATCATAGCTTGAGAAGACACAAAGGTGTAAACGCCGAAGCCACTAAATAACAAAAAGCTTCTAATCCTCCGGCTTCCGTTGATCTTCGGCTTTTACTCGATTTGAATTTCGGACAAAAATGATTAACACCTAAAATTTCATGTTGACTGGAAGCATTTTCGCAGTTTTGAATAACAGTCCGCGTAGAATTAGCAACATATAGTATATATTTTCATCGATCCTAGAAAGAAAATGAACAAAGTCCAAAGGATAAAAAAATCATATgactagattttttttttattaatttttctccAATTTCATTTAATTCACCATCCATTTATCAGTTGATTCTTATATTCTTCCATGTAGTTTGTAATTAATGTACGCACATATTAGTGTTTGACGATCTCTTCGCATGGTTTAAAATGGAACAATTGCttgaaaaattcaacaaaatggaAACTATTACAActaaatgtataaatatatgcatatctatgcacatatatatatatacttcatATGATTCACAAATCATTGCCACTATGAATgcttttcatttattattaaaattaattgctatttaaaatataaatagaaataattaaaattcatatattttgtttttatttaattaaccttttttcttctcattttgtattgattatttttttccatGTTCATAATTTTCGCATAAACATGTAAgaatggtttttgttttttttttgttttttattttttgtgtgTGACACTCTCTTAACGACAGTATCAAAGAGGAGAATTTTTCGTTTTcatataattttaaatttgcttATGGTTTTTATTCGCTTCAggctttttttattatattatatacattAATTGTTAAATATCATCAATAATCCTCCTATCATGGCTCatatttctgttttatttacaaaatatcaatatcgttattcaattcacaatttttttattactcatTAGATAGGAAATTGTACATATTCTTTTCTATATATACTGTTTAgtttatattgtattttagCGAAATGATCTAGTTCTTACAAgctatagtatatatatatatatatctatttatatatatgtttaTAACAAAACAAGATCTAGACACATTTTTTCTTACAAATTGATTCtgttaaaattatttatatattttcttttagtttttatttttttttgcttttcatttgTGTTCATTAAGGTTAGTTGGCGTCATTTTATGTGTTGACTgggtttcgatttttttttattctattgTTGAAATGACTATCGATTTATACGACGGTGTTTgtgttggaatttttttttgattggCTTCTATAGTTCGCACTTAGTTTGGACGTCGGCAGATTacattcattattttattttgttattctATTTTTAACGATCTTATCCGAAATAGCTCTCGTACTACTAAAGTACTTGTATAGTAGGTTTTGTATTCTAATTCTTCCTCATAGTAATTGCACCTAGTCGATATATTGACTCAATAAATTCTATGTAGCTGCTTTAGACAGTTTCATATTGATGAACTCCTTTTGGTTTTCATTAACtctcttgtttctttttttttctttattacaAAAAAGGTCCAGTTtcttatttaataataaaaccTATACAAGCTTCCACTTGCAATATCTAGAAAGTATGTTTTTAAATGCACCGAATTCCGTCCCGTAGGATGATTGCACCGTTGCTGTTTTTCTGAATGTCTGTAAGATCCGAGAGATCCATTTTGGCATTCAGAAAAAATTGAACTCTCAAGGATTATGCGTGCCATGATGTTGGGATGGAGTTGATGTTTGACTAGTACCACTGGCGCCTCCATTGTTTGACGACGTTAGGAAGTTAAGAGCACCTCGTGCATCATTGTGTAATCGCAAAGCTTGACCAAGTCGATGCTCTTGGAGGCGGATAGCCTCTGAAAGGTCGGGGTTAACTTGTTGTTGCGACTGAATTTGTTGAGTACTTTGTGACTGTGGGGAATGAATTTGTTGCTGTGAACTACTTTCACCAGATGAACCAGTACCTCCTGGTCCTGTACCACTCGCGCTTCCTCCTCCTTGGTTTGTTCCGTTACTTGATGGCATGCTCTGATTCGCTCCAAACGCCCCATTATGCAAGTGATGCCGAAGTGGGTTGTTTGTAAGGTGAGAGTCGTTATTACCATTATTTGCTCCGTTACTGGATGCAGCAACTGAAACTGCTAAGCGCAGTGCCACCTCAGCTTGGGACCGCAGGATTGCCTCTGCCTGCTGGTGCATTCGTAAAGCAGTTTCCGGTGAATTTTGCTGGTGGTGGTGATGATGCGACTGATGGTGTGTCATGGGGTCAACGACCATCGAGGAGCGCATCATTGAGTCTGCCATTGAAACTCGCATTGCATTCATGGCTGCTTGAGCGGCGACGGCTGAAGCAGAGTCATTACTAAGCGGCGATGGAGCATTGGGGCCAGCAGTGGCACTTGGTCCATTATTAACCATATTTTGTTGGCCCATTCTCATTGCCGCCGCAAGGTTTACCACAGCTGCTTGTACCGCGTCTGCCCTGCTGGAATCGACACCCGGTGATCCTAAATTATTTGGAACATTAGGCCCTGTTTGTCCGACTATTCCGGCTGCTGCCGCTGCCATCAGAGACATTCGATTTGCCTGGAGATCATCGACACCATATTGCGACGGATGTAATGGTCCACTATTGTTTCCTCCCCgcaaaatttcattcaatttactattgcaattattgttattattgttgaTCATATTTCCACCGGGATCCGAGCCCGTTGAGGATAGGCGTCCATTACCCGAAGAACTTTCCGAATGCGCTGAAGGTGATGCACACATTGAATTAGTGCCACCCTCGCCGCCACCACTACCCATTGAAAGAAGACCTGAACTGGATGCAGAAGCGGCAACAGCTGCAGCTAGGAGGGTATCGCGCTCACGTCTTTCCGCCGCAGCTCGTGATAACACATATTGCGCTGCAAACTGATGTTTAGGATCCATACGCATATGTTCCATATGACTCAAAAGTCCTTTTTGTAAAAACATaggaagaaaatagaaaagaatatgaattcatcagtgctaattcCATAGAAGCaaagtaaaaataaacaaagGGATTTTCCATTTGTGTCTTTAGTGATATAAGGGATATGAAAAGGATAATTAAattctttcaaaaataaaatttaatcgcAAATTCCATCAATGGTTAATACAAATATGATTTAACTACTATAAATTAAAgccgaaaatgaaaaagaaaaaaaaaccgaaattcatctcaaagaattaaaaaaaaaataggaactAGTCGGTTGGGCAAGGTGGATAGAGATATGAAGAACTCACCAGCTTCATGAGTAAAAACAGCCTGACATACAGAACAAGGCCACATTCTCAAGCTAGTTGCCAGTTGTGATGTTTCCGGATGGCACGCCAAATGTTTACGTAAGGATCCCTCGTTCACGTAATGTTTCCCGCATACCGGGCACGGATGATTTGCTGTACGACGCTTCGCTAAGTAGGGGTCAGTTGTTTTTAAGCAAACGCAAATAACacgttttcgaaaaaaatggggtttttgttttgttttggagatgatgatagtAATTGTGGTGTGATTATTTTTGTCGCAAAATTGTACGATGAAAATTGGTGAATGGTGATTTTGTTTAAGTTTAACAGAAGAGTAAGGGTGATTGATAGTGTTTGGTGGCGAGTTTGATGGTAGTTAGGGTAGAGCGagtttgagagagagagagagagagagaaaagagaaagaaaatttCATATGGTCAATGCATAAGccatttataatataatatttacaaaTATAGTAAAAGCGGAAAGTATTTTTCGTCTATAGTACGtgcattgaatttaaaaaaaaaaaggatcaaaagcaatgtaaagtttaacatgtcgggaaaccgCGAACTGGAGGTTTGCAAGTCTAATTCAGAATTCTCCAAAtcgaattaaaatttcaaaatattccttcctaTATTTACTTCCTACACAAAAGTGCGCTCACACATATACACCTctgattgaattgaatatccACTTGTACTAAGAACCGAAATAAccgaaaaaagctaaaaaaataaaaataagatgtTCCCACGGGGCTCTTTATGTATGGATTCTTAATATCCCACTGTTTACTCTTTTATGATACCGGCATATATCGGCGTGTATATTAAATATATTCTACACATGGTGTCTCAGGGTGTAGTtaatttgaccttctataactttgctaataaaatAACGTCAGAATTCcgccaaactttctagtattaTATGTTACATTTGCACCAACGAggatttcaaatccccatccagcgtataaagccacCGTCATTTCGGCCTggcttttggtcgcttcctatccacttcgatgttcagaccaatcttggctagtgaattagcgcaaattacgtggcgatatcatcgaagacgcttctgtcgcaatttttccacaatcggtgcaactctatatcgatcgcggataacttcatttcggatgtgttcaAAATTCGAAAACGATGCATCTCCAGTTCTTCTTGGTTAAAAACCGCTTTAAATGAGGGATGGAGTTCTATATCCTCAGAAAAGACTCGTATCCCTGCATACTCGACTACACGCCGTCTGCAGGCCGTAATTACTGCCGAAAGGCATGCATACTAAGTGTTACCCCTCGTTGTTATACTACCTGCAGATGTAGTAATTTGTATTTGTGATTACCATTTCTGTGTTTGCAGACTCTTTTGACACTTTTAGcgttaagaaaaaaaatgttatgcttaatttcaataataatcgttggcgcaagaatGCAGTTGAATCTGGACCTTGAAGCAGCCCTCATTTAGGACCGTAAGAGTACACTACAGGACCAggatacactgtaggaggcaaggtggtcagcattgcgttcgtccgttattattaccttgatttaacTGAGGCACTCCTTCACGGGTGAGTCGAATGGTATCTAGATGTCCAGTAGCGATACAAAACCTTCTGACACCACCAGTGAGATGAACCACAACTCTCTGCTGAAACAGCTTAGGGGTCTAACTACTAAGTTATCCACTCTAACTCGAAATTTCATTAGTTAGGGGAAAATAGTAACTGAATCTCAGCCACCCCTTTCTGCACAGCCTAGCGCACATATCATCCCTTCACATGTGATTTGACACTGAATTTCGACAAGAAATTTTTTCAATATCgtgattaccaattatcgggagtgcaaaTAAAGATTAACTTTCGGGACCgaaaaatttgtacgaattagccggaaatgtgaataatcgatgtacgaattattgggattccactgtatgcaTTTTATGTTAATAATCTCAAATTCTAGCAACATTTCATCGAAGACTTTCAATGGCTCAGTTCACAAATGAATTTAAGAATAGTTGGGAACATTTTTTCCTCCAAATCAAAATCATTAGGAAACTACAATCTTATGTGTATGGTCTTATATGTATGGTCTAGGTTGAATAATTAGTGACCAGTTTTGTAACTCATAAGGAACATTCGTTGATTAATGAAAGCATTTTCCCCTTTTTCTTAGACAAatgataatgaaaaggaaacaacaaattatgaaaatatagaACCGAATACCCGACTAGAAAAACATAATCGAAATTTAgggaaaaaaagtgaaaaaaggaatggaatattttctatttaaaacaaaaaaaagaaaagtatctgc of the Hermetia illucens chromosome 7, iHerIll2.2.curated.20191125, whole genome shotgun sequence genome contains:
- the LOC119660968 gene encoding putative uncharacterized protein DDB_G0286901 isoform X4, which encodes MTTDVHPHQQHQQQSSTPSRSLFKMNTDFWQARGPPLIGNSSASGGSAIPTTNLLLNASSLINNNNNNNNGSNNANTNSNNSGNSNAHSNNSQHNPETTTPTTSSTSNLSSTNGVTSLSPTCPSSQQNNSIVPSGGNGGILSPVVANSLHHQLEQHLHQQQQQHQNNNAPTTNANGAPSDHNLGNPLTTNSMTASSSVLSMQIQQQQQQLQHHQQQQSLVNPSVTPTSLAVNNNLQQQNHPPQSLTPVGVGSIGGGSVGDQGQTDLKFNNEKLVNEIQLFMHKSAMQQIQHLPRVGLSAGMSAEVKPHQCQQCLKSFSSNHQLVQHIRVHTGEKPYKCSYCDRRFKQLSHVQQHTRLHTGERPYKCHLPECGRAFIQLSNLQQHLRNHDAQVERAKNRPFHCNICGKGFATESSLRTHTSKVSHELQLHLGVLQQHAALIGGPNASTCPICHKLFLGGEALMEHMKHTHKDPNASGVANPYLAKRRTANHPCPVCGKHYVNEGSLRKHLACHPETSQLATSLRMWPCSVCQAVFTHEAGLLSHMEHMRMDPKHQFAAQYVLSRAAAERRERDTLLAAAVAASASSSGLLSMGSGGGEGGTNSMCASPSAHSESSSGNGRLSSTGSDPGGNMINNNNNNCNSKLNEILRGGNNSGPLHPSQYGVDDLQANRMSLMAAAAAGIVGQTGPNVPNNLGSPGVDSSRADAVQAAVVNLAAAMRMGQQNMVNNGPSATAGPNAPSPLSNDSASAVAAQAAMNAMRVSMADSMMRSSMVVDPMTHHQSHHHHHQQNSPETALRMHQQAEAILRSQAEVALRLAVSVAASSNGANNGNNDSHLTNNPLRHHLHNGAFGANQSMPSSNGTNQGGGSASGTGPGGTGSSGESSSQQQIHSPQSQSTQQIQSQQQVNPDLSEAIRLQEHRLGQALRLHNDARGALNFLTSSNNGGASGTSQTSTPSQHHGTHNP